In Gadus macrocephalus chromosome 11, ASM3116895v1, a single genomic region encodes these proteins:
- the LOC132467740 gene encoding pituitary tumor-transforming gene 1 protein-interacting protein, which produces MTNMNHSHKNCVAMSVFFTVVLFVFIGQTECQTDVNVTPPAKPCSASTTCNSCLQSSKCLWCYTNDTCTDYPVSHLLPSSAECKLSDARWGVCWVNFEVLIIAMAMLAGSILIAISVCCCWCCCCRRCRSGPDQDDEQFTRRREEIRQRAEERTGERKNRHEDIRRKYGLMADSSSKYSKLENE; this is translated from the exons ATGACGAATATGAATCATTCACACAAAAATTGTGTCGCCATGTCGGTGTTCTTCACAGTAGTTTTGTTCGTTTTCATCGGCCAGACGGAATGCCAAACGGACGTTAACGTCACACCTCCAGCGAAGC CGTGTTCTGCATCCACAACATGCAACTCCTGTCTCCAGTCATCCAAG TGTTTATGGTGTTACACCAACGACACCTGTACGGATTACCCCGTGAGCCACCTGCTCCCTTCCTCAGCGGAATGCAAGCTGTCCGACGCGCGCTGGGGAGTCTGCTGGG TGAACTTTGAGGTCCTGATTATCGCCATGGCAATGCTGGCAGGGAGCATCCTAATCGCCATTTCTGTatgctgctgttggtgctgctgctgtaggAGATGTCGTTCAGG gccTGACCAAGATGACGAACAGTTcaccaggaggagagaggagatcagACAGCGTGCTGAAGAGCG GACCGGGGAGAGAAAGAACCGGCATGAGGATATCAGGAGGAAGTATG GTTTGATGGCCGATTCCAGCAGCAAGTACAGCAAGCTTGAGAATGAGTAA